TTCGCCAGCGCCGTTGTAGCGACCGTTGGGAGCGGTGATGCGGAAGTCGTAGTTGTCGAGCTTGATGTTGGACTTGCCACCCTCCGAGATGTCCTGCATGACGAGGCGGATCTTGTTGGTCCACTTAGCCATCGGCACGACGATAAGACGGCTGCCATCGCCTAGCACCTGAACCTCCTTGGAGACGCCGTAGAGTAGTGGTGGCAGCTCGGCAGCGATCCGCTTGTCCTCAGCTCTCGAGATTTGCACGAGTAGGTCCTGCATGGTCGAGGTGCCAGCCTGTAGCTTGCTCTGCTCATAGAGGGTACCCATACGGTGACCGCAGAGAGCCATGATGGTGTAGTTGCCCGGGGCGAGCTGTAGCTCGAAGGTCTGCTGCTCCTTGTAAGGTGCAGCCGCATCGATCATCTCCGAGACAAAGTGCCCCGCCTCGTCGAAGATGTAGAGATGCACATCCTCGGCCTCGCGATGCCAGCGATCTACGTACTGCATATTGTAGTCGTAGCGTAGCTGCACACGGAGGGGACAGGTGGACAGATCCTCGTAGATGCACTTGTCGCAAGAGACAAAGCTCAAGCCTAGTAGGAGCAGGACTCCTATATATAATAGTCTCAATCGAGATAGACTGTGTGAAACCATAGTGTCAGTGTGGGGCTTTAGCCCTCTTTTATGTGAATAGTTCCTATGAGGGGAACATTCAACCCCTCATAGGATGATGCCATTACTTTAGACTGCTGGCAAAGAGCAGTAAGGGAGGATTACAGAGCGATATCCTGTGTACGAACGATCCAAGGATTGATCGTGATGTCGAATGAGACGAAGACCTTCGTTGGGTCGTCATTTTCGTCGTCATCCTTCTCGTTGACTACATCAGGCTCACCTGGCTGAGAAATCTTTGAGATGTTGATCTTGTAGATGTTGTTACGTACGACACCGTAACGACCGTAACCCATATCCTTGCTAGACTGAGTATCATTGAAGTGACGGATCAGGTTCGTCTGATAGTAGCAAGCACCATCCTTGTAAGCCTTGATACCATTGAAAGTACCAGAAGCAGTAACATCACCCTGAGCATCAACAGTCAGACCACCCTCGAGAGCAGCCTTAAGAGCAGCCTTAAAGCCTGCAGGTGTTTTGTCAATCTCAGGTTTGGTGTTAGTATTATCCTCGATGATTCTCTTATACGCAAGCATCTTATCCTTTGTAAAGGTAAAGCCCTGATAGCTGTACCATGTCTCACCCTCGGTGAAGGTGATGCCATCATGCTCGTCAGGAGTCCAAGTACCACTGAGGACGAATGAGGTCGTACCCTGGTGCTTCTGCATAGGAGCGTCCATCGTGTTCTCGAGGCAGTACTGACCATTAGCATCATCGTAGCCAAAGGTACCCTTTAGCTCAGGCTTACCCTCTAGGTAGGTAAAGTCTGCGTTGTTGAACTCACTTGCGAGATAGTTAGGATCCTTAGCGTAGCGGTCGAAGCGTGTGCTAGCATCTGTAGCGGTCTCGTCTGGAAAGCCTGCTAGAGCAGTTTTGCCAAACTGACGGAAGATGTAGGTCTTCTTGTTTGTAACGTTGAGTCCCCACTTGATGTTGGTCAGCTTACCATTCTCAAATGTAGGCTTGCCACCTACGAATACCTTAGCGAGGATACGATCTACACTGACTGCTACAGGAGCCTTCTCAGCCTCTGCGTCGGTAGCCTTCATTTGATTCGTTGCGACTGTAACAAGACCACGATCGTTAGACATCATAATACCATTAGCCTTGAGGTCATCAACGGTTGTCTCGATAGCTGTTAGAGCGTCTGCTAGGTACTTACCCTGAGCAGTGGCAGCCTTGACAGCAGATGTTGGGTTAACGATAGCGAGCATCTGATACTCTTGGCTTACAACGCCCTCAGCCTTGGTGGTGAAGCGAGCAATCGTAGAAGCCTGAGCTGGGTTGGTAGCAAGGCCATCGCCCTCAATTGTAGTGCCATTAGAGCTAATGTTGTAGTCTAGAGCATACTTAGCCTCCTTGCTGTCTGGATCGTAGAGTACGACGCGGACATCTTTGATAGCCTGCTCAGCCTCGGTTCCTACGTAGGTGTCCTTAGCATTTGCATCATTGACACTTCCTGCCTCAGCTCTTGTGCCACCCTGTGGTAGGCTGAAGGTAAAGGAGATGAAG
The sequence above is a segment of the Porphyromonas vaginalis genome. Coding sequences within it:
- a CDS encoding Mfa1 family fimbria major subunit (Members of this family are fimbrial shaft proteins (major subunit proteins), found in the Bacteriodetes. The family is named for Mfa1 from Porphyromonas gingivalis, and is related to but distinct from the family of FimA from the species.); translated protein: MKKFMYAALAVAAVLLFASCKNDKNQPNDQEKADAFISFTFSLPQGGTRAEAGSVNDANAKDTYVGTEAEQAIKDVRVVLYDPDSKEAKYALDYNISSNGTTIEGDGLATNPAQASTIARFTTKAEGVVSQEYQMLAIVNPTSAVKAATAQGKYLADALTAIETTVDDLKANGIMMSNDRGLVTVATNQMKATDAEAEKAPVAVSVDRILAKVFVGGKPTFENGKLTNIKWGLNVTNKKTYIFRQFGKTALAGFPDETATDASTRFDRYAKDPNYLASEFNNADFTYLEGKPELKGTFGYDDANGQYCLENTMDAPMQKHQGTTSFVLSGTWTPDEHDGITFTEGETWYSYQGFTFTKDKMLAYKRIIEDNTNTKPEIDKTPAGFKAALKAALEGGLTVDAQGDVTASGTFNGIKAYKDGACYYQTNLIRHFNDTQSSKDMGYGRYGVVRNNIYKINISKISQPGEPDVVNEKDDDENDDPTKVFVSFDITINPWIVRTQDIAL
- a CDS encoding FimB/Mfa2 family fimbrial subunit, whose amino-acid sequence is MVSHSLSRLRLLYIGVLLLLGLSFVSCDKCIYEDLSTCPLRVQLRYDYNMQYVDRWHREAEDVHLYIFDEAGHFVSEMIDAAAPYKEQQTFELQLAPGNYTIMALCGHRMGTLYEQSKLQAGTSTMQDLLVQISRAEDKRIAAELPPLLYGVSKEVQVLGDGSRLIVVPMAKWTNKIRLVMQDISEGGKSNIKLDNYDFRITAPNGRYNGAGEVLTDDVLTYTPYYAEQLKGTGGIAVELNTLRLLTKQDQRLIITERATGNTLLNVDLLSLLLQTKFHANNKLSDQEFLDREDRYAIIFAFDGRPVTQETFLAVNVWINGWLIREQDHNI